The nucleotide window GGGGCCTCGCTGGCCCCAggggcgcccctcccccccgcccgccctcctcatccctgcttctctcctgcgGCCGCAGGACCATGAACGGTACCTGTCACTCCAGTGAGCTCACCTGGCCCTACTGGGTCAAGAACATCGTGGACGCCTACGTGGGCCTGCTGCTGGCGCTGGGGCTGCTGCTCAACGGCCTGGCGCTGTGGGTGTTCTGCTGCCGCGTGCGGCGGTGGACGGAGACGCACATCTACATGGCCAACCTGGCCGTGGCCGACCTCTGCCTGCTCTGCGCGCTGCCCTTCTTCCTGTATTCCCTGAAGCGGAGAACCGAGGACACGCTGTTCTGCCAGCTCTCCCAGGGCGTCTACCTGACGAACAGGTACATGAGCATCAGCCTGGTGACGGCCATCGCCGTGGACCGCTACGTGGCCCTGCGGCACCCGCTGCGCGCCCCCGCCCTCCGCTCCCCGCGGCAGGCCGTGGCCGTGTGCGCGGCGCTCTGGGCGCTGGTGACGGGCTCGCTGGTGCTCCGGTGGGCCCTGGGGGTGCGGGAGGGCGGCTTCTGCTTCCTGAGCACCTCCCGGCACAGCTCCAACACCACGGCCTTCTCCCTGCTGGGCTTCTACCTGCCGCTGGCCGTCCTGCTCTTCTGCTCCCTGCAGGTGGTCGCGGCCCTGGGCCAGGGGCCGGCCGCCCACACGGACCAGGCAGAGGCCACCCGGAGGGCCACCCGCATGGTCTGGGCGAACCTGGTCGTGTTCGTGGCCTGCTTCCTGCCCTTACACGTGGTGCTGGCGGTGCACGTGGCCGCGAGCCacagcgcccccgcccccgccctctgCTACGCCCTCTACGTCACCAGCAAGCTCTCAGATGCCAACTGCTGCCTGGACGCCATCTGCTACTACTTCATGGCCAAGGAGTTCCAGGAGGAGGCGGCGGCACTGGCCTCCATGCCCACTGCCAAGGCCCACAGGAGCCGGGACTCTTTCTCTGTGACCCTGGCCTAGGACGCAAGTCGCGGGCACGCGGGCCAGGTCCCGGGCTCTCCGGGAGGTGCTGTCTGCTGGGGGCGCCCCGGCTCACCGTGGATGGGGGCAGGCTCCAGGGGGCCTGGCAGGGTGGCGACGACCCAGGCACGGACCCTGCGGTGGTGACGCGCCCATCCCCGGGGTGGAAGAGGGTGGGAGGACTGGGCGAGGTCAACCCCTGGGGCCCTGAGATCGGGCCAACACCTGCAGTGCCCAGGGTGTGGTACCCCTGGGGTACTGGGGTGGACGCTTGCCCTGTGCCTGGAGGCTTCAATGGCCAGCTTTCTGCAGCCAACCTACAGCGGTTGGAATAAAGCTGTTCCCCTGACCTTgtcagggctgtgtgtgtgtgtgtgtgtgtgtgtgtgcgtgcgcgcgcgcgcatgtgtgtgtgcttttggACACGCGTGCGCTGTCCATACTCGGATGGTGGGAGGTAGGAGGGCCGGGGCGTCTTCCTAGACGGCCAGCCACTTGGAGGCTCTCCTTGGGTCCTCCCACCTGCTCCCACCCCGCAGACGCCCAGCCGTCTGGAGGGCCGGGGGCGGCGCTGCTCTCTCCCTTGCCGAGGCAGGGCCAGGGCCCCTCGACCCCTCGTAGGGGCTGCACAGCCAGCCCGCACCAGCCGCACTTGTGCTTCCTTCAGGGAAGCTGGTGGCCCTGCCTGGTGGCCCAGATACCCGCCCAGGCGGAAGTGTGGATGCCCAGCCTGGTGTGCGCCGTGcccacctctcctctgcctccctgcgtGGGACCCCGGGCATCCAGCCTCGAGCTGGAGCAGCCAGAGCCTTCCAGAGGCCGCCCGGGGTGCTGGTCCAAGCAGGGCTGGGGTTCAAACCCCACCGCACCTGCATCCCCGGGCACCGAACAGCCTCCCTGTCCTGTTCTTTCTTCCACGTGTGTGATGGGAGCCAGAATGGCAGCCGTGTCCTGGCCCCAGGGGCCTGCGGACTCAAGGGGCCCTGCCCAGCGAGGTTGGTGCCCAGGGAGGCCCCCGCTTGGGTGGACCCGTGCCCGGGAAGAGCCACACTCAGGGGGGCCCTGTGAAGCTTTACCACGATGCTGCCCGATCCTGCGGTCCGATCCTGGCCCCGGGGGTGCTGATCCTCCCCAGTCTACGGCTTGGAGAGGGGATGTGGGCACGACCTTTGCCTCCGGCCTCTCCGGGCTCCCAGCAAGTGGAGGCAGCTGGACTTTGcacaaaattcctgaaagaaCAAGAAATGGGGCAGAAGCAACATCGGAGAGGTTAAGCATCCCCACAACTGACTCCTGAATCCCAATCACGGCCCAGGCGCTCAGTCTCCTGCACCAGAGTCCAGCCTCTGGGCTGTGCCAGGCCAAGTGGAAGGACCTCTGTCATGAATGTATGCACAGaccaccccagccctggcccagagAGCTTAGGGGGCAGTCTGGCCGTTGATGAGGATTGGGCTTGCCATTAAGTAGCAAACGACTGGCATCTGAAAAAAAGCAGATTCGTTCTGAGGCTGCATCATCAGGAGTATAGGGCCCAGAGTGTGGGAGGACACAGTTCGTTCTCCCTCCACTAGGATTACCCCTGGGGTATTTTATCTGGTCAGGGCACTGTTCTGTACCAGGCCTTGGTCACCCGGGAGAGGGTCTGGAGGGTTCAGGCTGCTGAGGGCTTGGCAACCCAGGCCAGCTGGCCACAGGCAGAGGAAGTATGAGCAGACAGATAAAGTGAGGTGTGGCCCAGGAAGCGGCAGCATCTGCAGTCCCCGAGAAGCAGATGGGTCTGGGTGGCTGCAGAGGACAGATCCCCGACGGGGAGGGACTCAGAGAACCTCCCAGGACTGGGCAGAATCTAAGTGTCCAataacgttcttttttttttttttttttttaactttatttatgttgagaggagagagagagagcagcggaggggcagaaagacagagagagaatcccaagcgggttgtgcactgtcggcgcagagcccgaggtggggctccaactcacaaaccaggaggccgtgacccaagctgaaaccgagagccggacacttaaccgcctgagccacccaggcgccccgagtgctGATAATTATCAGAGAGAAGGTGTCCCGGGAAGTCCATGCCCCTCGCTGGGGGTTCGAGCCCGGCTGCAGCCGGTCTCAGAAGGCAGTTTGGGGGGGCAGGCCGGCCATTAGTGGGTAGAGCCACGCTTTGTGTCCTGTTCTCCGGGGCCCCCTGCTGCTGTGCCTCGGAGGAAACTTTCCTAAGAGTAAGTGTCCGCGGTCAACGGGGCAGCGGGCGTCAACCAGACGCGGGTCCCTGCAGGGTCTGGGGAAgtgggtgctggggggggggctgccaGCCCCCAGGTCAGCCCCCCCCCCGCGGCTGCAGTGCAGGGTTTGGGGCACCGCAGGGACCCCAGGGCTGCCCCTcccagcagggagggggcggCAGATCGCAGAGCTGAGCCAATGGGAAGGTCGGTACTGCAGGGAACTGCTGCCCACGAGTGACCTTTCGGATAAAGGCGCCCGGGGCTGGCACCCCGAAGTCCACAGGGGAGCACGCGTCGGCCTCCCCCTCGCGTGGGCACACTGGCCTGCACCTGCCCCCGCCGGCGAGTGTCTTTCAGCTCCTGCCACCCGGGAGGGTAGGGAGGAGGGCAGAAGTGACACTGACCACCGCGAGCCCCCCCTCCGGCGGGGGGGAACCTCACCTCGCCCGGCTTTCAGAGCCGCTGCCGTCCGCACGGGGCCGcgcctgcccctgcctcctggtCTGTGTGGCAGGCCGTCCCTCTCAGGGTCCCCTGGGCACCCGCCCCCACGTCACCCACCTCACAGCTTCACAGGGTGCCGTGTGCCCCAGATTCGTGGGAGTATGCGCCCCCTGCTTTcctgagcagggggtggggggaggcagctTCCTCTGGCCTCCTTGTTCCTGCAGGCGGCCGGGCCAGGTCCTGGGACAGCAGACCCTGTGCcggccccacccccccacccccaagagccCCTCACACCGGCCCTCTGGGGGAGCTGCTGGTGTGGCCAAGGTCGGGGCCGTGCTGGTGCTGGACGGGAATACACCCCTGCCTCAGGGTGGGTTCCAGAAGCCTCTCTGACATGGAGACTGGCACGCAGGGGTTTCTGTGGGAGTGCTCTTGGGAACCCCACCCAAAAA belongs to Felis catus isolate Fca126 chromosome C1, F.catus_Fca126_mat1.0, whole genome shotgun sequence and includes:
- the GPR35 gene encoding G-protein coupled receptor 35 isoform X1 — translated: MSRGGGDGSAQREKPQGRGVGSLPHCARRAGLSGRKTRRLGVSSEWGGRPRRPLEQGCPCAQSHRKSPVWVGTAGPEEPLCPRTSRRTMNGTCHSSELTWPYWVKNIVDAYVGLLLALGLLLNGLALWVFCCRVRRWTETHIYMANLAVADLCLLCALPFFLYSLKRRTEDTLFCQLSQGVYLTNRYMSISLVTAIAVDRYVALRHPLRAPALRSPRQAVAVCAALWALVTGSLVLRWALGVREGGFCFLSTSRHSSNTTAFSLLGFYLPLAVLLFCSLQVVAALGQGPAAHTDQAEATRRATRMVWANLVVFVACFLPLHVVLAVHVAASHSAPAPALCYALYVTSKLSDANCCLDAICYYFMAKEFQEEAAALASMPTAKAHRSRDSFSVTLA
- the GPR35 gene encoding G-protein coupled receptor 35 isoform X2: MNGTCHSSELTWPYWVKNIVDAYVGLLLALGLLLNGLALWVFCCRVRRWTETHIYMANLAVADLCLLCALPFFLYSLKRRTEDTLFCQLSQGVYLTNRYMSISLVTAIAVDRYVALRHPLRAPALRSPRQAVAVCAALWALVTGSLVLRWALGVREGGFCFLSTSRHSSNTTAFSLLGFYLPLAVLLFCSLQVVAALGQGPAAHTDQAEATRRATRMVWANLVVFVACFLPLHVVLAVHVAASHSAPAPALCYALYVTSKLSDANCCLDAICYYFMAKEFQEEAAALASMPTAKAHRSRDSFSVTLA